The sequence TTCGCCTACCAATTCGCCTGCTCTCAGGGTGTCGAGTATGGTCTGTTCGCCATTGGAGCGACGTTGAATGACGTGTACGACGCCGGACACGACGACAAATAAACCCGATTGCGGTGTTGGGATCATTTCACCAGGGACAAAGCGCCTGCGATGCACAATGCGTTCAATGGTGTGCAATTCCTGCCGGGTCAATGTATCGAATAGGGCGAGCCGGGCGAGAATATCCGGTAAATTTTCTTGCTTATTGCCGCGCAGCGTCATGTTGCCCCATTCGGGATCCTGGAAATTCGGAGACTTATTCTCCATTTTTTAGACCTTTCCCCGTCCGCCAGAAATAAATTTGGCGAGTTGTCGATGGAGATGGGCGCGCACTTCTGGGTTGTCTGGATCCAATGCAATGGCCTGGCGGATGATGAAGATGGCGCGCTCGGTGTTGCCTATCTGGTAATGCAATTCGGCCAGTGTGTCCAGGTAGGATGGGGTGTGTGGGCGCAGGCGCAAAGACCGCCGCGATAAGCGAATGCCTTCGCGCAGGTGTATTCCCTGGATGGCGTATATCCAGGCGAGATTGTTCAGGCTGCTGTCGTCGAGGGGGTTGAGTTCCAGTGCTTTTTTGTAGTATTCTTCGGCGCGCTCATAGTTTTTGCGCTCGTAATAGACATTGCCCAACTCGCCGTGCGTGCGTGCTTGTATTTCTGTTTCATTGTCGTTTTTTGGTTCAATATTCAGCACCTGTACATAAGCTTCTTCGGCGCGCTCGGGCCATTTTAATACCATATAAAGGCCGCCCAGTTGAAAATGTGCCCACATCGCTTTTGGCCATTGTTCGACAACGGTTTCCAATAGGGATTGCGCTTCGCTCAACTGGTCGTGGGCCAGATAGAGGCTGACGAGGTCTCGGTAAGATTCTCGGTGCGCGGGCACCTGCAATACGGCTTTTTCCAACCACGCGATAGCGGCTTCTGGTCTCTCAAGTGCTTCGTTGACGACCGCGAGGTCTCGGTACAAAATTAGATAATTGGGCGCCAAGCCGAGCGCAGTTTCAAATTCGGTTCTCGCTGCGTCGTATTGACTGCGCCTCAAATATGCTCTGCCCAACCACCGCCGCAAAACCGCGTCTTCGGGGCAAATATCCACTGCAGCCTGAAATATCGCCAGCGCTGTTTCGCGGTCGCCGTTTGCCTCAAGAGCAATGGCACGGTCCAAATGGCGATACGCCCGATACTCTGCACAGCCAGACAAGAGCGTGATGGATGCGAGCAAGCAAAAGAGAATTGTACGCGTGTTATCCATGGATCCACTCCTCCCACGGAAGTATAGAAATCGCGACAGGGGTTGTCAAGGTGCAAAGGTGTTTTCCCTTGACGCATATAGGCGGGCGGGTATAATTAGGCGAATAAATATCTGTTCACTTTTTTTTATGAGGTCTTTCATGTCGCGTATCTACTTTGTTCTTGTTTTTTTGTTTTGTATCTCTTGTGGGACGCCGCAGGAGGGTATGCAGACGCAGAATTTGATTGTTGCAACGGCCACGCCTGGCGGTACGTATTATCCGGTGGGTGTTGCGCTGAGTACGACGATTACACAGAAGCTACAGCCCCAAATTGTGGCAGCAGCTATCAATTCTGCGGGGTCGGCCGAGAATATTCAGATGCTGGTCAATCGCGAGGCACATCTGGCGATTTTGCAGGGTTTGTACGGCGCAATGGCTTATCGCGGAGAGGGGACTTATCAGGGGCAAGCAGTTGGAGAACTTCGATCTATTACTCTGCTATGGGAGAATGTCGAGCATTTTCTGCTTCGGGCTTCTGATGCCAAAACAGGTAC comes from Gemmatimonadota bacterium and encodes:
- a CDS encoding tetratricopeptide repeat protein; translation: MDNTRTILFCLLASITLLSGCAEYRAYRHLDRAIALEANGDRETALAIFQAAVDICPEDAVLRRWLGRAYLRRSQYDAARTEFETALGLAPNYLILYRDLAVVNEALERPEAAIAWLEKAVLQVPAHRESYRDLVSLYLAHDQLSEAQSLLETVVEQWPKAMWAHFQLGGLYMVLKWPERAEEAYVQVLNIEPKNDNETEIQARTHGELGNVYYERKNYERAEEYYKKALELNPLDDSSLNNLAWIYAIQGIHLREGIRLSRRSLRLRPHTPSYLDTLAELHYQIGNTERAIFIIRQAIALDPDNPEVRAHLHRQLAKFISGGRGKV
- a CDS encoding cyclic nucleotide-binding domain-containing protein, which encodes MENKSPNFQDPEWGNMTLRGNKQENLPDILARLALFDTLTRQELHTIERIVHRRRFVPGEMIPTPQSGLFVVVSGVVHVIQRRSNGEQTILDTLRAGELVGEIVPLGDTQPATSILSAEQSELVGFFRTDLIDLINTHPRMGFKILCRLAQIMSHRMQHAMTDLRKIRTTLMKMKNASQPPTPEEEVGI